A single Pan troglodytes isolate AG18354 chromosome X, NHGRI_mPanTro3-v2.0_pri, whole genome shotgun sequence DNA region contains:
- the H2AP gene encoding huntingtin-interacting protein M produces MSEKKNCKNSSTNNNQTQDPSRNELQVPMSFVDRVVQDEQDVQSQSSSTINTLLTLLDCLADYIMERVGLEASNNGSMRNTSQDREREVDNNREPHSAESDVTRFLFDEMPKSRKND; encoded by the coding sequence ATGTCAGAGAAAAAGAACTGTAAGAACTCGTCTACAAATAACAACCAGACTCAAGACCCTTCTAGAAATGAGCTACAGGTCCCTATGAGCTTCGTGGACCGCGTTGTGCAAGATGAACAAGACGTCCAAAGCCAGAGTTCCTCCACAATAAATACCCTCCTTACCTTGCTCGATTGCCTTGCTGACTACATCATGGAGCGGGTAGGCTTGGAGGCCAGCAACAATGGCAGTATGCGCAACACTTCACAAGATAGGGAGAGAGAAGTGGACAACAACCGTGAGCCCCACAGCGCTGAGAGTGATGTGACTCGCTTTTTGTTTGATGAGATGCCCAAATCCAGGAAGAATGACTGA
- the LOC129138892 gene encoding histone H2A-like 3 — translation MTSKSGGCHKGNSLTNEGLEHRDTVGGNKHWYLERLRPAGKSSCANWGKTQQFLMAGNKMFCRPRRQRLSHSRRAELQFPVSHLERCLRESQHAWHLSSTTPVFLAGVLEYLTANILEKVGKEVKNSCRLCITPEHVKRALQKDEQLRWILELEDDTHSQVEEMPQSEEEEEEEEKEEEMVVLVVMGGRRRRRRRRRRKDS, via the coding sequence ATGACATCAAAAAGTGGAGGTTGTCACAAAGGCAACTCCCTGACCAATGAGGGGCTGGAGCATAGGGATACAGTGGGTGGCAATAAGCACTGGTACCTTGAGAGGCTCAGGCCAGCAGGAAAATCAAGCTGTGCCAATTGGGGCAAAACCCAGCAATTCCTCATGGCTGGAAACAAAATGTTCTGTAGGCCTAGGAGACAACGCCTTTCCCATTCCAGAAGAGCAGAGCTGCAGTTTCCTGTCAGCCACTTGGAACGCTGCCTGCGAGAAAGTCAGCATGCCTGGCACCTGAGCTCAACCACACCTGTTTTCCTGGCTGGTGTTCTCGAGTATCTGACAGCCAACATCCTGGAAAAGGTGGGCAAGGAGGTCAAGAACAGCTGCAGGCTGTGCATCACCCCAGAACACGTGAAGAGGGCACTGCAAAAGGATGAGCAGCTCAGATGGATCTTGGAGTTGGAAGATGACACCCACTCTCAAGTAGAAGAAATGCCCCAatctgaggaggaagaggaggaggaggagaaggaggaggagatggtggtgctggtggtgatggggggaaggaggaggaggaggagaagaaggaggaggaaggattcCTGA